The DNA window CATCGGCAACATGCTCAGCCTGGGTCAGATCACCGCCGACGAGGCCACCGCGGCCAAGAAGGTGAAGCTGGGCCGCACCACGAAACGGCCGAGCAGTGGCTGCGTCAACGTCGCGAAGAACCAGTGGGGCTTCTTCTGCGACTATCTCTACCGCTGGTGGCTGGGCCAGGCCGATTTCGGCGCCACCTCGTACGACCGTGAGCGGGTGCTCAAGAGCGGCGGCTACCGGATCGTCACCACGCTCGACGTGGACGCCCAGGCGGACGCCCGCAAGGAGATCACCGCCCGGACCTCGGACAAGAACCGCAACGCGCTGATGCTGGCCGCCGTCGAGCCGGGAACCGGCGCCGTCCGTGCCCTGGCCGCGAACCGCAAGTACAAGATTGACAACGCGGACGACCCGGCGAACCCGCTCTCCTCGAACCCGGCGCTCGCGAAACAGGGCGTCCGGGCGACGTACCCGAACACCACCAACCCGATCATCACGGGCAGCGCCGATCTCTCCGGGTACCAGGCCGGCTCGGTGTTCAAGATGTTCACCATGGTCGCCGCCCTGGAGAAGGGCATGGGACTGGACACCACGATCAACTCGCCGGCGCGGTACACGTCGCAGTACCGCGACTCGTCCTCGTCGTCGTGCGGCGGATACTGGTGCCCGAGCAACGCGTCCGCCAGCGAGGCCGGCAACTTCAACATGTGGACGGCGTTCGGCAAGTCGGTCAACACGTACTTCGTGCCGCTGCAGGAACGCGTCGGCGCGGCCAGCGTGGTCGACGTCGCGAAGCGGTTCGGCATCACGTTCCGCAACTCCGACGACGCGAACATGGCGAAGAACTCGGCGAACGACTGGGGCGCCTTCACCCTCGGCGTCTCCGCGTCCACGCCGCTGGACATCGCCAGCGCGTACGCCACCCTCGCCGCCGACGGCATGTACTGCACCCCCACGCCGATCGCGTCGATCACCGACGCGGACGGCAAGGCGGTCGACACCGGCAAGGCGAACTGCACCCAGGCGACCACGGCGGCGGTGGCCCGCAAGGCGCTCGACGCGGCTCGCTGCCCGGTCGGCGACCGGGCCCAACTGGGTACGTGTGCGGGCTCGACGGCCCCGCAGGTGCGCCGCGTGGTCGGTCACCCGGTGTTCGGCAAGACCGGCACCACCGACCATGACAAGACGGCGGCGCTGGTCGTCGGGACCCGTTCCCTGGTGGTTGCCGGTTACCTGGCCAACCCGGACTGGGCGAACCACACCGACCGGATGTCCCACGACATCGTGAACCCGGCGGTCTACCAGACCCTCGCGGATTACATGGAGGGCAAGCCGGTGGAGGAGTTCCCGACTCCCTGACGCGTTGATCGAAGCGGCGGCCCGGTGGCCGCCGCTTCGGCGCGCCGGGCGGTGGGCTGGGACAGCGGCGACGACCGGCCGGACCGGCCGGACCGGCCGGACCACAGTGTCGGGGCGCCGGTCGCGGCTCGTTGCCTTCACCGTATCGCGGGGTGGTGGGCTTGCGGCAAGGGGCGGGTGACGGCGCAGAATCGGCCACCTGGGGGGATTGTCATGATTGACGTGATCATCGCTGGTGGTGGGCCGACCGGGCTGATGCTCGCGGCGGAGCTCCGGCTGCAGGGCGTGGGCGTGGTGGTGCTCGAGCGCGATCCGGAGCCGACGCCGGTGGTGCGGTCGCTCGGGCTGCACGTGCGCAGCATCGAGGTGATGGATCAGCGGGGGCTGCTGGAGCGGTTCCTCGAGCACGGCACGAAGCACGAGGGCGGCGGGTACTTCGCCGGGATCGTCAAGCCGTGGCCGGAACGCCTCGACACCGCGCACGGGTACATCCTCGGGATTCCGCAGACCGTCACCGACCGGCTGCTGGCGGAGCACGCCGTCGCCGTGGGCGCGGAGATCCGGCGGGGCACCGAAGTGATCGGTATCGGTCAGGACGACTACGGAGTCACCGTACAGACGGCCGGTGGGGCGGAGCTGCGGTCCTCGTTCCTGGTGGGGTGCGACGGCGGGCGCAGCGCCGTGCGCAAGCTGATCGGCGTCGGGTTCCCCGGCGAGCCGAGCCGGGTCGACACGCTGCTCGGCGAGATGCGACTGACCGTGCCGGCGGAGTCGCTGGCCGCGATCAACGCCGAGGTGCGCCGGACCGAGCTGCGGTTCGGCGCGATGCCGCTGGGCGACGGGTTCCATCGGGTGCTGGTGCCGGCCGCCCGGGTGTCGGCCGAGCGGTCGACCTTCGAGGAGTTCACCGAGCAGCTGCGGGCGACGGCCGGAACCGACCTGGGGGCGCACGAGCCGCGGTGGCTGTCCCGGTTCGGCGACGCCACCCGGCTGGCTGACCGGTATCGGTCGGGACGGGTGCTGCTTGCCGGCGACGCCGCGCATGTTCATCCGCCGACCGGCGGGCAGGGTCTCAACCTGGGCATCCAGGACGCGTTCAACCTGGGGTGGAAACTGGCCGCCTCGGTACGGGGGTGGGCGCCCGCCGATCTGCTGGACACCTACGAGTCCGAGCGCCGGCCGGTCGCCGCGGAGGTGCTGGACAACACGCGGGCGCAGATGCACCTGCTCGGCGCCGAGCCGGGTCCGCAGGCGGTCCGTCGGCTGCTCGCCGAGTTGATGGACTTCGAGGACGTGACGCGCTTCCTGATCGAGCGGATCACCGCGATCGGGGTGCGGTACGACATGGGCCCGGGACCGTTTCCGATCGGGCGTCGGCTGCGGGACATGCCGGTCGGGCGGGCGCGGCTCTACGAGCTGCTGCGCGGTGGGCGCGGGCTGCTGCTGGACCGGACGGGGCGGTTGTCGGTGTCCGGGTGGGGCGATCGAGTGGACCACGTCGTGGCGCCGGACGCGGAGATCGAGGCGGCGGCGGTGCTGCTGCGCCCGGACGGGCATGTCGCCTGGGCCGGGGATGACCAGGACGAGTTGGGTGAGCGGTTGTCCCGCTGGTTCGGCTACCCGGACTACGGGCTCCCGTGACCGGTGCCGCGCAAGCGATTTACCAGGTAGTGGGCCTGCTGTGATAGCCGTTACCAAACCGGGGGCGGGCGGAAGAACGCGGTCGCGGAGCAACTTGTCGAAGGGGTGGCAGAGACTCGCACCATCACCCCGCCCGACGACGACCTCACACCCGGCGAGCTGCTCCCGCTCGGTCGCCGCTTCCGGATCGTTCTCGTGCTCGGTTTCCTCACCGCGCTCGGGCCGCTCACCATCGACATGTACCTGCCGTCACTGCCGACGATCACCTCCGACCTGCAGACGACCGCCGCGGCGGTGCAGCTCACGCTGACCGGCACGCTGCTCGGCCTCGGTCTCGGGCAGCTGCTGGTGGGCCCGCTCTCGGACGCGATCGGCCGGCGCAGGCCGCTGCTCGCCGGCGTGGCCGTGCACATCGTCGCGTCGGTGCTCTGCGTGGTGGCCCCGAACCTGGCGACCCTCGGCGCGCTGCGGGTGCTGCAGGGCCTCGGTGCGGCGGCGGCCTCGGTGGTGGCGATGGCGATCGTGCGGGACCTCTTCGACGGCCTGGCCGCGGCCCGGCTCTTCTCCCGGCTGATGCTGGTCGTCGGGGTGGCGCCGATCCTCGCGCCGACCATCGGCGGGCTCGTGCTGAGCTGGACGTCGTGGCGGGGCGTGTTCGTGGTGCTGACGGTGATCGGCGTGGCGTTCCTGATCGCGTCGTCGGTGGTGCTGCCGGAGACGCTGCCACCGGCCCGGCGCCGCAGCGGTGGCGTGGCGGGCACGGTCCGCGACTACGGGCGGCTGTTCACCGACCGGGTCTACGTCGGCCTGATCCTGGTGGCCGGTCTGGCGATGGCCGCGCTCTTCGCGTACGTGAGCGGTTCGTCGTACGTCTTCCAGGACGGGTACGGGATGAGCGAGCAGCAGTTCGCGCTGATCTTCGCGGGCGGCGCCGTCGGTCTGATCGGCGCCACCCAGTTCAACGTGCGCCTGCTGCGCCGCTGGACCCCGCAGCAGATCCTGGCCACCTCGCTGCTGGCCGGCCTCGGGTTCGGCCTGGTGCTGCTCGTGCTCGCCGCCACCGGCATCGGCGGCCTGGCCGGCATCCTGATCCCGCTCTGGCTGGTGCTCACGATGGTCGGCCTCGTCATGCCGAACGCCCCGGCCCTCGCGCTGAACCGGCACGGCGAGGCGGCCGGCACCGCCGCCGCGCTGCTGGGCGCCGTCCAGTTCGGTGTGGGCGCCCTGGCCGCGCCGCTGGTGGGGGTGCTCGGCGTCGGCGCGGTCGCGATGGCGGTCGTCGTCTTCGGCGGCATGCTGGCCGCGACGGTGGTCTGCTTCGTGGTGGTACGGCCGCACCGGCTCCCGGTGGAGCAGGGCCGGACCATCGTGGCGGTCGCCCACTGACACGCTCCCGGAAGCGGGCGCGCGGCCGGGCCGGCTGGCGCGTTCCAGCCGGAGCGTCGCGGTGCCGGCCGGAGATCACGGGAGTGTGACCGGTGTCGCCAGGATGGCTGGGCGGCTGCGGGCGATCGAGCGCCACGCGGCGGAAATCACCCGCCGGATGGCAGGGTCACCGCCGGGCCGCCGGTGTTCCGGCCGTGGACTCCCGGACCACCAGATCGCACGGCTGGCGGTGGACGCCGGGGGACGGCCGCCCGCCGAGCGCCGCGACGAGGTGGCGGACCGCTGTCGCGCCGAGCCGCTCCAGGTTCAGGTCGACCGTGGTGAGCGGTGGGCGGCAGTCCGCGGCGAACTCGGTCCAGTTGTCGTAACCGACGAGCGCCACGTCGTCGGGGATGCGGCGGCCCCGCTCACGCAGGGTCTGCGCCACCCCGGCGGCGATCTGGTCGTTGCCGCAGAAGATCGCGTCGGTGTCCGGGGCGGTGGCCAGCAGTTCGTGAGCGGCGTCCCGGCCCCAGCGCTGCGACCACTCACCGTAACGCGGCCGGCCTCCGGCCGGGCGCAGCCCGTGACCGCCGAGGACCGCCAGCAGGCCGTTCGCCCGCGCGCGGGCGGCGCGGTAGGCCGCCGGGCCGGTGAGATGCGCGATGTGGCGGCGGCCGATGGCGACCAGGTGCTCGGTGGCCAGCCGCGCGCCTCCCTCGTCGTCGGCGACGACCGAGGTGTCGGCGTCGTGGTCGGACTCGGTGTAGGCGTAGACCACCGGCACCGGCAGGTCGCGCGGCAGGGACGGCCGCAGGTCGTTGTCGTAGCCGAGCACGAGGAAGCCCTCCACCTGCCGGGCCAGCACGGTCAGCTGGTCCCGCTGCCGGCCGGCGTCGCCGCGCGCGTCGCAGAGCAGCACCGACATCCGCTCGCCGGCGAGCCGCTCGATCGCGGTCTCCGCGCCGAGCAGGATCGGCATGGCGAAGCGGCCGCCGCGCTCGTCGGTGAGCAGCCCGATGGCCGGGGTGCGTCCGCCGGGGGAGAAGGACAGCTCGGCGGCCGCGCGCAGCACGCGCTCCCGGGTGGCCGCCGCGACCTGATCCCGTGCATTGATCGCCTTGGACGCCGTGGCGACCGAAACACCGGCGCGGCGGGCCACGTCGGCGAGCGTCACCGCCTGGCTGCGCCGTCGTCCCATCGCTGCTCCCAGCAGGTCGGCCGTTTACGGGAATCTATTCGTAACACGATGAACACCTTGCCGAAAACCTTTTCGTAGGGCAGCCTCACCGGCAGGCGGAAGCACCACTTGGGGCACAGGGACGGAGCCCGCCCGGCGATCTCGCACACCCCGATGTCGGCGGGCGCAATCTCATCCAAGACATCGATAGATGTCGATCAAGGAGGTTCCGTGAGGATACGCGTCATGATCGCCGTACTGCTGGCGGTCGTCATGGTCCCGGCCGCCGCACAGGCCGCGCCGCCCACCTGGAGCCCGCCGTCGAACCTGGTCACCCCGCTGCACCAGGTCTGGCAGCACCAGGAGCAGACCTACAACAACGGCAATCTGTACGGATTCCGCAACTACGGCTGGGACCAGATCATGGCCAACCGTGGCTACGTCAACTACTGCGTGCGCTGGGACTCGGCGGCGACCGTGACGGCCGCCCAGCGTGACGCCGTCCACGCGGCCCTGGCCCGGCAGCACAAGAAGTGGATGGACGAGCTGGTCGGGCACAATGCCTGGCCGTACACCGATGTGCCGGTCCGGGTCGTCGGCTGGGCCGTGCGCAACCGTTCCCAGCTGCAGTGGAGCGACACGTCGGTGGACATCTACGTGAACGACATCAGGGAGAACGCCCCGCAGTGCTCGGTGCCGTGCGGGCGCTTCTTCAACCAGAACGGGCAGTACCCGAACTGTCCCGGCGGATACACCCGGCACTACGACCAGTCACTGTGGCTCACCGACGGCTTCGGCGGCGGCGCGGGCGGCGACTGGGGTCAGCGGATGGGCCGCGAGTACTTCATGAACAACATCAACGCGGCGAACATGACCATCCTGCTGCACGAGATCGGTCATACCTGGGGTCTGGACGACTTCTACGACTGGACCCCGAGCGGCGTCAGCAACTTCATCATGCGCGCCGGCAGCTCACCGTCGATCACCGAGTTCGACGCCTGGATGCTCCGGGACTGGTGGCGGCACCTCAAGAGCCGCTACGGCTACTGACCTGTTTCTCCGGGCCCCGGTTCCGGCCGGGGCCGACCCGGTCCGTCGTTTCGTTGTTAAGGAGCGCCATGTCGGTCAGAAAGTGGCTGGCCGGCGCGTGCGGGGTGATCACGGCGATCGCCGTGGCCGCCGTGCCCGTGCACGCCGCCAATCCGATCATCACCAGCATCTACACCGCCGACCCGGCGCCGCTCGTGGTCGGCAACATGATGTACATCTACGCGGGCCGGGACGAGGCGCCGGCCGGCACGAACAACTTCGTGATGCGCGAATGGCACGTGCTGTCGTCGACCGACGCGAACACGTGGACGCATCACGGCGCGCGGGCGAACATCGCGACGTTCCCGTGGGCGGGGGCAGACGCGTGGGCCAGCGAGGTGGAGCCGCGCAATGGCCGGTACTACTGGTACACGTCGGTCAACGGCAACGGGCCCGGCTGGATGAACATCGGCGTGGCGGTCGGTGACTCGCCGCTCGGGCCGTTCACCGACGCCAAGGGCGGGCCGCTGATCAGTGACAGCACGCCGAACTCGTCGGGACTCAACATTGATCCGACGGTGTTCGTCGACGACGACGGCCAGGCATACATGTACTGGGGCGGATATTGGGTGCCGCGTGCCGTCAAGCTGGCCGCCAACATGATCGACACGGTGGGCTCGGTCGTGACGCCGCAGGGCCTCACGAATTACTGGGAGGCGCCGTGGATGTTCAAGCGCAACGGGCTGTACTACATGATGTACGCCGCGAACGACACGAACGGCTGTGTCGTCAACACGAACTACGCGTGCCAGCGGTATGCGACAGCGACGAATCCACTGGGGCCGTGGACGCATCGCGGGATCGTGCTCGGTCAGGTGTCGTCAACGACGAATCACGCCGGGATCGTCGAGTTGAATGGACAGTCGTACATCGTGTACCACACGGCTGACGCGCCGGGTGGCGGTGATTTCCGCAGGTCGGTGGCGGTCGACAAGCTGAACTTCAACGCTGACGGGACGATCCAGCGCGTCGTGCCGACGACCGGCGGCGGCGGTAGTGGTGGCAGTGGCACGAACATCGCGCCGGGTGCGACGTCGTCGACGTCGTATGTATCGCCGTGGGAGAGTCTGGCGGCGATCAACAACGGTGGGACGCCGGTCAATTCGCAGGACCGATCAAGTCAGGTGTACGGCAACTGGCCGCAGCAGGGCACGCAATGGATCGAGTATCAGTGGCCGTCCGCACGGTCCATCAATAGATCGTCGGTCTACTGGTTCGACGACAACCAGGGCATTGACTTGCCGGCATCGTGTCAACTGCAGTATTGGAACGGCAGTCAATATGTAAACGTTGCCGGCCAGTCGACATGTGGAACGACTGCACATGTTGACAACGTGATTACGTTCAACACCGTCAACACCACACGTCTTCGGCTCCAGATCACCGCGCGCAGTGGCTACTCCACGGGCGTGCTCGAGTGGAAGGCGTTCCAGGCATGAACGCGCGATCACTCCGCACGGCCGGTCGCCGGCTCGGTGCGTACACCACCGGTCTGCTCTTGATCGTCGCCGGTCTCACCGTCGCGTCGTCGCCGGCGCAGGCGGCCCAGACGATCGGCTATCCCACGTTCGGCAATGCCGGATCGATTCCGGCGCCGCCGGTCGGCTACTCGACCGGCGACACCATGCGAGCCATCTACGACGCCGAGTCCTCCGGCACCGACTTCTGGATGGACCGCCTCCTCGCCCGCACCGGCAACGACCCGGCCGGCACCTGGCTCATGACGCGCGGCCGCGCCGCGTTCATGTACACCCACAACCCCGCGGTGATCGGCTTCGGCGGCAATGCCGCGTACTGGGACAACATCAGCAGCCAGAACGCGTACGCGATCACTGCCTCGCCGGGCACGTTCACCGAACAGGTCGCGCAGCGACGCCAGACGCCCAGCCACTGGCGCAGTGTGCACACGAGCGGATCAATACGTCTCGACGTCACCAAGTTCATCACCGACAACAACGTGTTGATCACCAATATCGCCGTCGTCAACACGGGCACGGCGTCGGCGACGATCAATATGAACGCGACGTCGCCGTATGCCACCACGGTGAGCGGCAACGAGTTGACCGGCACCCGAGCCGTCAAGAACAACCTGACGACCCTCTACCCGCGCCTGTCCGGCGACGGCTTCACCGCGGCGAGCGGCGCGCTGAGCCGTTCCGTCACGGTGGCGGCCGGGGCGACGGTCACCGTCAAGGTCCAGCTCGGCATGATCACCAACGAGATACCGCAGTCGCGGACCGAGTACGACGCGTACCGGGCGCGGACGGCGGCCGACGCGTTCGCGACGCACGTGCGGGCGTACAACAAGTGGTGGGCCGACAACGTGCCCTACATCGACGTGCCGGACGCGGCGATCAAGAAGAACATCTACTACCGCTGGTGGCTGATGCGCTTCAACCACCTCGACGCGGACATCCCCGGGCAGGACTTCCAGTTCCCGCAGTCGATCGAGGGCGTCACCGGCTATAACAACGCGATCGCGCTGACTCAGCCGATGCACATCGACGACCTGAAGTATCTGCGCAGCCCGGAGTACGCCTACGGGCCCTATCTCGCGGTCGGCCAGTACTCCGCGAACGGCCGCTTCGTCGACAACCCGGGCGACCCGGAGAACTGGTCGAACTCGTACACGCAGTACATCGCGGAGGCGGCCTGGCGGGCGTACCAGATCCATGGTGGACAGCCGGCCATGCTGACGAACTTCGCCCGGTACGCCGAGGGCGACGCGAAGGGGCAGCTCGCGACGTACGACACCAACAACAACGGGGTGATCGAGTACAACTGGGGCGCGATGACGGGCAACGACGCCGACGCGGTGTCGTTCCACTGGCGGGAGGGCAACCTCGACCGGGCCGAGACCGCGTACGTGTGGAGCGCCGCCAACGCCGCGCGGGACGCCTACACGCTGCTCGGCAACACGACCAAGGCGACCGAGATGCAGACCCTCGCCGACCGGATCCGCAACGGCGTGATCACCACGCTGTGGAACCCGTCGCGGCAGCTCCTCGAGCACAAGCACGTGGCGACCAACACGCACGTGCCCTGGAAGGAGATCAACAACTATTATCCGTACGCCGTCGGGCTGATGCCGAACACCGCGCAGTACCGCGAGGCGCTGCGGCTGTTCGCCGATCCCGCGCAGTACCCGATCTTCCCGTTCTACACCGCGAACCAGGTCGACAAGGCCGCCGCGGCCGCCGCCGGGAACCCGGGCAGCAACAACTTCTCGACGATCAACTCGACGGTGCAGTTCCGGCTCTACTCGCAGGCGCTGCGCACGTACCCGAACTCGTGGATGACCGCCGAGGACTACAAGAAGCTGCTCTACTGGAACGCCTGGTCGCAGTACGTCGGCGGCAACACGGCCTGGCCGGACGCGAACGAGTTCTGGGCCGACTGGAACGGCAGCGCGATCAATTACCGCTCGTGGATCCACCACAACATCCTCGGCAGCAGCAACTGGACGATCATCGAGGACGTGGCGGGCCTGCGGCCGCGCAACGACGCGCAGATCGAGCTGTCGCCGATCAACATCGGGTGGTCACACTTCGCGGTCAACAACCTGCGGTACCGCAACGCCGACCTGTCGGTGGTCTGGGACGACCCGGCGGACGGCGTGGCCCGGTACGCCGGAGTGCCGCAGGGCTATTCGATCTTCCTGAACGGGACGCGCGTGGCGACGGTCAATCAACTGGTGCCGTTCACCTACAACCCGGCGACCGGCGCGGTCACCACGAGCGGAACGGTGTCGTACAGCGCGGCGTTCGCCGGCCTGCAGCCG is part of the Actinoplanes missouriensis 431 genome and encodes:
- a CDS encoding transglycosylase domain-containing protein, with translation MTARKTHPLRNAGVLVVCGLLAALVVAAASFPAAAIAGLAAKAGSEEWEELPSELITQTSPQVSRVYASDGKTQIAVMYDEFRSNVPLSKVSQNMQDAIVAAEDHKFYEHHGVDLKGVARAFVNNNQGGGRQGASTLTMQYVRMAQAYSATDPQEVVNATKDTVSRKLSEMKYAIQVEKELTKQQILERYLNMAPFGNGAYGINAAAQVYFSKKPADLTVAESALLAGMVKAPTAFDPTTKAGYPQALARRDYIIGNMLSLGQITADEATAAKKVKLGRTTKRPSSGCVNVAKNQWGFFCDYLYRWWLGQADFGATSYDRERVLKSGGYRIVTTLDVDAQADARKEITARTSDKNRNALMLAAVEPGTGAVRALAANRKYKIDNADDPANPLSSNPALAKQGVRATYPNTTNPIITGSADLSGYQAGSVFKMFTMVAALEKGMGLDTTINSPARYTSQYRDSSSSSCGGYWCPSNASASEAGNFNMWTAFGKSVNTYFVPLQERVGAASVVDVAKRFGITFRNSDDANMAKNSANDWGAFTLGVSASTPLDIASAYATLAADGMYCTPTPIASITDADGKAVDTGKANCTQATTAAVARKALDAARCPVGDRAQLGTCAGSTAPQVRRVVGHPVFGKTGTTDHDKTAALVVGTRSLVVAGYLANPDWANHTDRMSHDIVNPAVYQTLADYMEGKPVEEFPTP
- the rox gene encoding rifampin monooxygenase is translated as MIDVIIAGGGPTGLMLAAELRLQGVGVVVLERDPEPTPVVRSLGLHVRSIEVMDQRGLLERFLEHGTKHEGGGYFAGIVKPWPERLDTAHGYILGIPQTVTDRLLAEHAVAVGAEIRRGTEVIGIGQDDYGVTVQTAGGAELRSSFLVGCDGGRSAVRKLIGVGFPGEPSRVDTLLGEMRLTVPAESLAAINAEVRRTELRFGAMPLGDGFHRVLVPAARVSAERSTFEEFTEQLRATAGTDLGAHEPRWLSRFGDATRLADRYRSGRVLLAGDAAHVHPPTGGQGLNLGIQDAFNLGWKLAASVRGWAPADLLDTYESERRPVAAEVLDNTRAQMHLLGAEPGPQAVRRLLAELMDFEDVTRFLIERITAIGVRYDMGPGPFPIGRRLRDMPVGRARLYELLRGGRGLLLDRTGRLSVSGWGDRVDHVVAPDAEIEAAAVLLRPDGHVAWAGDDQDELGERLSRWFGYPDYGLP
- a CDS encoding multidrug effflux MFS transporter, which codes for MAETRTITPPDDDLTPGELLPLGRRFRIVLVLGFLTALGPLTIDMYLPSLPTITSDLQTTAAAVQLTLTGTLLGLGLGQLLVGPLSDAIGRRRPLLAGVAVHIVASVLCVVAPNLATLGALRVLQGLGAAAASVVAMAIVRDLFDGLAAARLFSRLMLVVGVAPILAPTIGGLVLSWTSWRGVFVVLTVIGVAFLIASSVVLPETLPPARRRSGGVAGTVRDYGRLFTDRVYVGLILVAGLAMAALFAYVSGSSYVFQDGYGMSEQQFALIFAGGAVGLIGATQFNVRLLRRWTPQQILATSLLAGLGFGLVLLVLAATGIGGLAGILIPLWLVLTMVGLVMPNAPALALNRHGEAAGTAAALLGAVQFGVGALAAPLVGVLGVGAVAMAVVVFGGMLAATVVCFVVVRPHRLPVEQGRTIVAVAH
- a CDS encoding LacI family DNA-binding transcriptional regulator, giving the protein MGRRRSQAVTLADVARRAGVSVATASKAINARDQVAAATRERVLRAAAELSFSPGGRTPAIGLLTDERGGRFAMPILLGAETAIERLAGERMSVLLCDARGDAGRQRDQLTVLARQVEGFLVLGYDNDLRPSLPRDLPVPVVYAYTESDHDADTSVVADDEGGARLATEHLVAIGRRHIAHLTGPAAYRAARARANGLLAVLGGHGLRPAGGRPRYGEWSQRWGRDAAHELLATAPDTDAIFCGNDQIAAGVAQTLRERGRRIPDDVALVGYDNWTEFAADCRPPLTTVDLNLERLGATAVRHLVAALGGRPSPGVHRQPCDLVVRESTAGTPAARR
- a CDS encoding family 43 glycosylhydrolase; amino-acid sequence: MITAIAVAAVPVHAANPIITSIYTADPAPLVVGNMMYIYAGRDEAPAGTNNFVMREWHVLSSTDANTWTHHGARANIATFPWAGADAWASEVEPRNGRYYWYTSVNGNGPGWMNIGVAVGDSPLGPFTDAKGGPLISDSTPNSSGLNIDPTVFVDDDGQAYMYWGGYWVPRAVKLAANMIDTVGSVVTPQGLTNYWEAPWMFKRNGLYYMMYAANDTNGCVVNTNYACQRYATATNPLGPWTHRGIVLGQVSSTTNHAGIVELNGQSYIVYHTADAPGGGDFRRSVAVDKLNFNADGTIQRVVPTTGGGGSGGSGTNIAPGATSSTSYVSPWESLAAINNGGTPVNSQDRSSQVYGNWPQQGTQWIEYQWPSARSINRSSVYWFDDNQGIDLPASCQLQYWNGSQYVNVAGQSTCGTTAHVDNVITFNTVNTTRLRLQITARSGYSTGVLEWKAFQA
- a CDS encoding discoidin domain-containing protein encodes the protein MNARSLRTAGRRLGAYTTGLLLIVAGLTVASSPAQAAQTIGYPTFGNAGSIPAPPVGYSTGDTMRAIYDAESSGTDFWMDRLLARTGNDPAGTWLMTRGRAAFMYTHNPAVIGFGGNAAYWDNISSQNAYAITASPGTFTEQVAQRRQTPSHWRSVHTSGSIRLDVTKFITDNNVLITNIAVVNTGTASATINMNATSPYATTVSGNELTGTRAVKNNLTTLYPRLSGDGFTAASGALSRSVTVAAGATVTVKVQLGMITNEIPQSRTEYDAYRARTAADAFATHVRAYNKWWADNVPYIDVPDAAIKKNIYYRWWLMRFNHLDADIPGQDFQFPQSIEGVTGYNNAIALTQPMHIDDLKYLRSPEYAYGPYLAVGQYSANGRFVDNPGDPENWSNSYTQYIAEAAWRAYQIHGGQPAMLTNFARYAEGDAKGQLATYDTNNNGVIEYNWGAMTGNDADAVSFHWREGNLDRAETAYVWSAANAARDAYTLLGNTTKATEMQTLADRIRNGVITTLWNPSRQLLEHKHVATNTHVPWKEINNYYPYAVGLMPNTAQYREALRLFADPAQYPIFPFYTANQVDKAAAAAAGNPGSNNFSTINSTVQFRLYSQALRTYPNSWMTAEDYKKLLYWNAWSQYVGGNTAWPDANEFWADWNGSAINYRSWIHHNILGSSNWTIIEDVAGLRPRNDAQIELSPINIGWSHFAVNNLRYRNADLSVVWDDPADGVARYAGVPQGYSIFLNGTRVATVNQLVPFTYNPATGAVTTSGTVSYSAAFAGLQPPQNVVQSSARVVDVFRKAGVDLTSTTANLASGATASASYTASGTTTAGAIDGLPTTSPLWGSYGSTNATDWYEINFGTTRTVDEAWVYFRNDRAGNRYRPPTAYTVQYWNGSAWVDSSTQVKSPAAPQSNFNRVNFTAVTTSRLRIVFTQPSGSAKVGLTEVKLYNRGTVAPPNPNVASSATPSASYTSAWESVAAINDGIDPPSSNDTVNPRWGTWPNTGQQWAELTWPSAVTLQRAQIYFFDDGQGIDLPASWKLQYWNGSAYVDVPSPSGYPVAANQYNAVTFGRINTTRLRVALTSGSASVGLLEVKAYAS